A window of Betaproteobacteria bacterium genomic DNA:
CCGGAGACTACCTGGTGCGCAATCTGCTTGGCATCGACCCGCAGAGCAAGCTGGTCGCGATCGGCGAGCTGGTCGAGCAGGGTCAACACGTCATGTTTTGCCGGCGCGACCTCGATTCCGCCGTCGAGGACATGAACCGCATGCTGGAGAGCATCAAGAAAGGGCTCTTCGGCAAGCCCAAGGGCGGCGTTTACTACTCTTGCCTGGCGCGTGGGCCGAACCTGTTCGGACGCAAGTCCGAAGAGCTCGGGCTCATCCGCGATGCGCTGGGCGAATTTCCGCTCGTGGGCTTCTTCTGCAACGGCGAGATCTCGCACAACCGGCTCTACGGTTACACCGGCGTGCTGACGCTGTTCGTCTGATGGCGCGCTCGCGCAAATCGCGCTCGCGCCGCTAGCCCGTGCGATCTGCCTCGATGGCCTGGATGGATCGCTCGCCGGCGGCTCGGTCGATTGCCGCCGCGAGCGGCTCGCCCGTTGCGCGAACGACACCACGCGACTTCGCCGGAACCTCGCGAACATCCCCGACCGCCTGACACCGCTTATGTTCGAATGGCTCCTCAGTTACAAGGATTGGCTCACGCTCGGCCAGACCCTTTCGCCGCATGATCTGGTGGCGGTCGCGTTCTTTGTCGGCGTGTGGTACGGCTATTCCCGCTTCGCCATCTGGTACGGCCGAAAGGTGCCCAGCCTGCAGGGCGTGATGGATGTCATGCGCCGTACCTGGGCGCTGCGCATGATCGAGCGCGACAACCGCATGGTGGACGTGAACATCGTGCGCAACCTCACGCGCAGCTCGCAGTTCTTCGCCTCGACCACGCTGCTCATCCTGGGCGCGCTCATCGCCTTGCTGGGTTACGTGCAGCGCGCCGCCGATGTCGTCTCCGAGCTGCCGTTCGCGATCGAGGCGAGCCATCGGCTGTGGGACATCAAGATCCTGCTCCTGATCGCAATCTTCGTCTATTCGTTCTTCAAGTTCTCCTGGTCGATTCGCCAGTTCGGATTCTGCTCGATGGTCATCGGTGCGGCGCCGGCGTCACCGCAGGACGCGCAGGAAAGCGCCAGCGATGTTGCCAACCTGAGCTTGATCGTCTCGTTCGCGAGCGGCAATTTCAACCAGGGTCTGCGCTCGTATTATTTCGCGATGGCCGCGTTGTCGTGGTTCCTGCATCCATGGCTCATGGTGGCGACCACGCTGTGGGTCGTGCGGGTGCTCTATACGCGCGAGTTCCATTCGCGCACGCTGAACGTGCTGCGGGGCGGCGGAATCGAGATCGCTACCTCGCGCGAATCGCGACAGGTATGGCGTTGATACGGCAAGACGATCCATGCCATCCCTCACCCCCCGCCCCTCTCCCGAGGGGAGAGGGGCGCGTTCAGCGGAAAGTGTCTTTCCACCACTTTCCGAGGGCTAATTTCGAAGGGAGATCCCGATGTTCAATCCGTTCCAGCAGGTGCAGCTCATCCAGGCCGAGCTGTTCATGTCGATGCCGAAAGCCTTTCGCAACAAGCGCAGGAGCGGCTGGTCCGATCCGAACCGGCAGGGGGCGGAAGTCGAGTGCTTCCTGGAGGGACCGTCGTTCGATCGCGCGGGCAACCTCTACTTCGTCGACATTCCGTTCGGGCGCGTCTTCAAGATCACGACCTCGAAACAGTGGGAGCTGGTGTGCGAGTACGACGGCTGGCCGAACGGGCTCAAGATCCACAAGGACGGCACCATCTACATCGCCGACTACAAGCGCGGCCTGCTCGTCCTGGACGAGAAGCGCGGGCGGGTCGATCCGGTTCTCGAAACGCAGTACAGCGAGGGGTTCAAGGGCCTGAACGACCTGCACTTCGCATCCAACGGCGATCTCTACTTCACCGACCAGGGCCAGACCGGGATCGTCGACCCGACCGGCTACGTGTATCGGCTGAGCGCGAACGGAGAATTGCGCCGGCTCGCCAACAACATCCCGAGCCCCAACGGCATCACGCTCTCGACCACCGAGAAGCACTGCTATGTGGCGGTGACGCGCGCCCAGCAGGTGTGGCGCCTGCCGCTCATGGCCGACGGCTCGGTGTCCAAGACCGGCGTGGCGATCCAGCTCTCGGGGGGTGCTGCCGGCCCCGACGGGATCGAGATGGATGCCGACAACGGCCTATGCGTATGCCATCTCGGTGTCGGCGTATGGCGCTTCGACGCCAACATGCTGCCCACGCACCTGGTGCACTCGCCCGACCCGCACCATCATCACCTCGCCAACATCGCCTTCGGCGGCCCGGACTTGAAGACGCTCTACATCACCGAGTCGCTCTCGGGCGATATCCTGGTTGCGCAGATGCCGGTCGCCGGCAAGAAGCTGTACGCTCATATGTAGGCAAGCAAGCGCCGGAGTCCATGATCATGTCCAGTCGAGAACCGCCTTCCTATCTCCGAACGCTCGCCGAATTTGCCGCCACGACGCGGCTGGAGGACGTGAGCGAAGCGGCGCGCGAGCGCGCGCGCCTGATCATCGCCGATTGCATCCCCGTGATCGCGGCCGGCATGCAGCAGCCCGAGATGAAGGCGTTGGTTGCGCGCCATCTCGATCGTGCGGGCGCCGGCAACGCCTGGGTGATCGGTGCGGGCAGGCGCGCCGGCGCTCTGGACGCGGCACTCTTGAACGGCACCGCGGGCACCTGGCTCGAGCTCGACGAAGGCAACCTGTTCGCCAAGGGCCATCCGGGAATACAGGTCGTGCCTGCCGCCATCGCGGTGGCGCAGGAGGCCGCGGTCTCAGGCGCCGACCTGCTGCTGGCGGTCGCCCTGGGCTACGAGCTTTCGTCGCGCATCAGCCGCGCCGCGAACGTGAAATTGAGCGTGCATCCGCACGGAACCTACGGCGTCATCGGGGCCGCGATCGCCGTCGGCAAGCTCAGGGGCTTCACCGCGCCGCACATGCTCGAGCTCATCAACTGTGCCTCCACCATGGGCATGGCCACGAGCCGCCAGACCTTGCTCGACGGTGCGACTGTGCGCAACATCTTCACCGGTCATTCGGGTTATATGGGGCAGATGGCCGCGCAGCTGGTCGCGTGCGGCTTCACCGGCGAGATCGACAGCGTCTCCTCGGTCTACGGCAAGGTGCTTTCCGATACCTTCGATCTCGAACGGGTGATCGCGGGGCTCGGCGCCGAATGGCTGATCGCGCAGAGCTATTTCAAGCTCCACCCCACCGGCCGCTACGTCCATTCGGCGATCGATGCACTGGAAGATCTGCTTGGGCTCGTGCCGGGCGGGCGGCTCGACGTAGCGCAGATCGAGCGCGTCGAGGTGCGCGCGTACATGCTCGCCGCGATGCTGGCGGAGAAAAACATCGTCAGCAGCTTCGGCGCGCGCTTCTCCGTGCCGTTCGCGCTTGCCAGCATCCTGGTGCATGGGCGCTCCGGGCTCGCCGCCTTCGATGATGCCGCGGTGTCGAATCCACAGGTACAGGCGCTGGCACAGCGCGTCGATCTCGCGGAGGAGCCGGCGTTCACCGCCCGCTACCCGGCCGAGCAGCCGGTGGCGCTTCGCATCGTGATGCGTAACGGCACCGAGCACGCGGGAAGCTGCATCGTGACCAAAGGCGAGCCGGCCAAGCCGCACAGTGCGCAGGAGCTGGCGGACAAATTCTTCGATCTTGGCGAGCCGGTGTGGGGAAAAGAGACCGCGCGCGCGCTCCATGCCGGCCTGATGCGGCTCGAGCAGCTCGGCGAGTTTCGCGCCTTCGCCGACCGGTTCGCGTTGTAACGTCGATCGTCGCCCGGCTGCTCAATCGAGCTGGATGTTCGCCGCCCGCGCGACCTCGCCCCAGCGCTTGATCTCGGCTCGCACGTAGCGGCCGAATTCTTCCGGCGTGCTGCCGATCACCTCGATTGCAGAGGCTGAAAAACGCTTGCGCACTTCCGTGTCGTGCAGCGCCTGGTTGATGGCGCTGTTGAGCCGCTCGACAATCGCGCGCGGCGTTCCCTTGGGCGCGAGCATCCCGTACCACAAGCCCGCTTCCATGCCGCTGAAGCCGCTTTCGGCGAAGGTCGGCACATCGGGCAGGAGCGCCAGGCGCTTGTCGTTCGCCGCGGCCAGCGCGCGCAGCCGACCGGCTTTGACGTGCCCGAGGAAAGGCGGCGGGCCGTCGATCATGAAGTGGACCTGGCCGGCGATCAGGTCGGGCACGGCCGCTCCCGTGCCCTTGTACGGGATGTGCAGGATGTCGACGCCTGCCTTGAGCTTGAAGAGCTCGGCCACCAGGTGCGGCGGACTGCCGTTGCCCGCGCTGGAATAGCGATACTTGCCTGGATTGGCCTTCAGGTGCGCGACCAACTTTTTGACGCTGGTGGCCGGCACCGAGGTGTGCGCGAACATCACCAGCGGGATGCGAACCATAAGCCCAAGCGGTTCGAAACTTCCGATCGGATCGTAGGGAATCTTCTTGTAAAGATTCGGCCCGATGCCGTGCGTGGTCATGGTTGCTTCGTACAGCGTGTAGCCGTCGGGCGCTGCGCGCGCGACCAGATCCCCACCGATCATGCCGGAAGCGCCGGCGCGGTTGTCGACCACGACCGTCTGACCGAGCAGCTCGCCGAGCTTCTGTCCGACCGTGCGCGCGGTCAGATCGGCCGAGCCTCCCGGTGAGAAGCCCACGATGACGCGGATCGGCTTGCTCGGGTAATCCGCAGTATCAGCAGCCGTCGCGAGATGCGGCGCCGCCGTCAGCGCGAGCGCCGCGCCGATGCCGAGCAGGGTTGTGCGCCGCCGGTGGGCAATGCCGCAGGCTGCGTTCGAATGAGCAAGCATCGATCTTCCTCTCACGGCGACGGCGCGATTCCGAATGGGTGTTCCGTCGGATCATACGGCTCGGGCCTTGGCCGGTAAAGGCGATCGACGGAACGATGCGGCACAGCCGAGGACCGCCGTACGCGAATATCTACTCGGCCAGTTTCTTCAGCTCGTAGATGAGCTCCAGTGCGGCGCGCGGGCTCAACGCATCCACGTCAGTCTCACGCAGCCTTGCGCACGCCGGGTGCGGCTCGGCCGGCGTCGTCGCATCGGCCGGTTCGTCGGCGCGGAAAAGATCCAGCTGCGGCGTTGTCCCTGCGCCTTCGTTCTCGAGCCGCACGAGATAGCGCCGAGCCGCGCGGATGACGGCTGCGGGCACACCCGCGAGTTGCGCCACCTGGATGCCGTAGCTCTGGCTTGCCGGTCCTTCGCGCAGCGCGTACAGAAACACGATCCGGTCCTTGTGCTCGACGGCGTCGAGATGCACGTTTGCGACCGTAGCGAAGTCGGAAGCGAGTCGCGTCAGCTCGAAATAGTGCGTGGCGAAGAGCGTAAGACTGCGGTTCACCTCGATCAGGTGGCGCGCGATCGCCCAGGCGAGCGCGAGCCCGTCGAAGGTCGACGTGCCGCGTCCCACTTCGTCCATGAGCACCAGGCTCGATGCGGTTGCGTTGCGCAGTATCCCGGCGCTTTCGGTCATCTCCACCATGAAGGTGGAGCGGCCGCCGGCAAGATCGTCCGAGGCACCGATGCGCGTGAAGATCTGGTCGATGGGGCCGATGCGCGCGCGGCGGGCGGGCACGAACGAACCGGCACGCGCCAGCAGGGTGACGAGCGCGACCTGGCGCATGTAGGTGCTCTTGCCCCCCATGTTCGGCCCGGTGATGAGCAGAAGCCCGCGCTCCGGGCCGAGCTGGGTGTCGTTGGCGATGAAGTCCGCCACCTGTCGTTCCACCACCGGATGGCGGCCGGCTTCGATCTCGATGCCGGGCTCGTCCGAGATGAGCGGTTGGGCGAGATCGAGCGCGGCTGCGCGCTCGGCGAGACAGGCAGCCGCATCCAGCGCGGCCAGCGCCCCGGCGGCCTGCTGCAGCGGTGCAAGCGCCGCGCCCAGTTCGTCGAGCAAAGCGTCGTAGAGCAGCTTTTCGCGCGCCAGGGCGCGCTCCTGCGCCGACAGCGCCTTGTCCTCGAACGCCTTCAGCTCCGGGGTGATGTAGCGCTCGGCGTTCTTCAGCGTCTGGCGCCGGCGATAGTCGTCGGGGACGCGCTCCGCGTTGGCGCGGCTCACTTCGATGTAGAAGCCGTGCACGCGGTTGTATTCGACCTTCAGGCTGGCGATGCCGGTGCGTGCGCGCTCGCGGCTTTCGAGCTCCAGCAGGAAGTCGCCGCAATGCGTCTG
This region includes:
- a CDS encoding DUF599 family protein, whose amino-acid sequence is MFEWLLSYKDWLTLGQTLSPHDLVAVAFFVGVWYGYSRFAIWYGRKVPSLQGVMDVMRRTWALRMIERDNRMVDVNIVRNLTRSSQFFASTTLLILGALIALLGYVQRAADVVSELPFAIEASHRLWDIKILLLIAIFVYSFFKFSWSIRQFGFCSMVIGAAPASPQDAQESASDVANLSLIVSFASGNFNQGLRSYYFAMAALSWFLHPWLMVATTLWVVRVLYTREFHSRTLNVLRGGGIEIATSRESRQVWR
- a CDS encoding SMP-30/gluconolactonase/LRE family protein; amino-acid sequence: MFNPFQQVQLIQAELFMSMPKAFRNKRRSGWSDPNRQGAEVECFLEGPSFDRAGNLYFVDIPFGRVFKITTSKQWELVCEYDGWPNGLKIHKDGTIYIADYKRGLLVLDEKRGRVDPVLETQYSEGFKGLNDLHFASNGDLYFTDQGQTGIVDPTGYVYRLSANGELRRLANNIPSPNGITLSTTEKHCYVAVTRAQQVWRLPLMADGSVSKTGVAIQLSGGAAGPDGIEMDADNGLCVCHLGVGVWRFDANMLPTHLVHSPDPHHHHLANIAFGGPDLKTLYITESLSGDILVAQMPVAGKKLYAHM
- a CDS encoding MmgE/PrpD family protein, which gives rise to MIMSSREPPSYLRTLAEFAATTRLEDVSEAARERARLIIADCIPVIAAGMQQPEMKALVARHLDRAGAGNAWVIGAGRRAGALDAALLNGTAGTWLELDEGNLFAKGHPGIQVVPAAIAVAQEAAVSGADLLLAVALGYELSSRISRAANVKLSVHPHGTYGVIGAAIAVGKLRGFTAPHMLELINCASTMGMATSRQTLLDGATVRNIFTGHSGYMGQMAAQLVACGFTGEIDSVSSVYGKVLSDTFDLERVIAGLGAEWLIAQSYFKLHPTGRYVHSAIDALEDLLGLVPGGRLDVAQIERVEVRAYMLAAMLAEKNIVSSFGARFSVPFALASILVHGRSGLAAFDDAAVSNPQVQALAQRVDLAEEPAFTARYPAEQPVALRIVMRNGTEHAGSCIVTKGEPAKPHSAQELADKFFDLGEPVWGKETARALHAGLMRLEQLGEFRAFADRFAL
- a CDS encoding ABC transporter substrate-binding protein, which translates into the protein MLAHSNAACGIAHRRRTTLLGIGAALALTAAPHLATAADTADYPSKPIRVIVGFSPGGSADLTARTVGQKLGELLGQTVVVDNRAGASGMIGGDLVARAAPDGYTLYEATMTTHGIGPNLYKKIPYDPIGSFEPLGLMVRIPLVMFAHTSVPATSVKKLVAHLKANPGKYRYSSAGNGSPPHLVAELFKLKAGVDILHIPYKGTGAAVPDLIAGQVHFMIDGPPPFLGHVKAGRLRALAAANDKRLALLPDVPTFAESGFSGMEAGLWYGMLAPKGTPRAIVERLNSAINQALHDTEVRKRFSASAIEVIGSTPEEFGRYVRAEIKRWGEVARAANIQLD